ACAGCACTATTGGCGGGACGGTGTTGGGCAAAATACTCATGGGCATCGCGGATATAGCCATAAACCGCTGACGTGTAATACTCAGTTCTCGCCAACCGCTTAAAGGCATTCATACGGGTATAGGCCAGCAGATCCCCCTTACCCGAGTCTTTGGCAATGTTCAAAGCTCTTTGGTAGGCTTTCCTCGCGGTTTTACTGTCTTGGGTCACATCACCAAGCACCATCAGAGGATCAATCAGATCTGTGGCCTCTTCGCCAAATCGCGCTTCATAGCTCGCCAGGCTGAGTGTCGCAATCTCAGTGGCACGCTGACGATTGACCGCAAAATCACCCGAATTGTCGCTTCTGAGCGCCTTGGCAAGATTCAATCCTAGGTTGGCATAATCCACACTGTCTTTGCCAAATTTCGCCTCACCCAATGAATAGGCCTTCTCGGCAAAACCGCGTGCCTCAATGTTGTTGCCACTTTCCCAAGCCTGTTGGTAACTGCGATAAACATCAGAAAACTCATCGGCCAAGACCAGAGGAGATACGGTACTGAGGGCGAGAAGGAGCGGTGCAATTTTCCCTATTGTTTTCATCGTTATAATTTCCTTTTATCTGTTTCACCACAACACAATATTGGAAACTACCACAATCTCCGCCAGCGACCAACCACCACCAATTAACAACTACCGCGGTTTCACATGGACTGACTGTCTATCCTGACCAGGCTGTACACCATCCACAAGGTAAGAACGCTGCTGACACAGGCCAGCGACACCCAGACACCGGGGACACCAAACAGCCAGGCAAAGCTGTATATCACCGCCGCTATCAACAGCAATTTGGTGCCGGTCAGAATGGAGGCTTCTCTTGGCTTGTTGATGGCCTGGAAAAAGCTCGCGCCCACCAAAATCAGGCCCTCAAAGGGTAACCCCCAAAAATAGAGCCGCATTCCCTCAATGGCTACCGGGCTTAACACCGGATTATCGCCGGCAAAAATGTAGAGGGCCCACTCGGGTCTGCCGTAAATAAACAGCAAGCCAAGCCCCGCTGTCAGCAAGGTCACCGCCATCGCCAGATTACGGGTCTGGCGAACCCTGTCCATGCGGCCGGCACCGGCGTTAAAGCTGAGGACAGGTTGAGAGCCAAGGGCTATGCCCTCAAAAATCAGATAGAAAAACGCTTCGGTGTAACTCACCACCCCGTAAGCAGCCACGTGCAGCGGCGTTCCCACCCACAAGAGCGCAGTGTTGTGCAGCGTGAGCACGATAGAGAGATACAGGTTCATCAGCAGGCTTGGCAGCCCCACCCGGGAAATATTCAGGCAGTTGTCCAATTTAAGCCGCATCTGCTCAAAATCGATTCGCAGCGCTGTTTTGCCACTGAAGAAATGCTGCAAACACAAGAGGCCAGTGACAGCCTGAGACAGCATGGTCGCCACAGACGCACCGGCCAGGCCAAAGTCCCACACCACGATAAAGAGGTAATCCAGCAGGGTATTAATCACCCCACCGGCAATCAGCACCCAGGTCACAAAAGCGGGTTTGCCGTCATTGCGAAGCAGGGTTGAAAACGCCATGGAAATCAATGGGAAAATGCAAAGCGCAAAGTACCAGAACAGGTAGTCATGGGCACTTTCCAGCACCTCCCCTTCGGCGCCGAGCCAGATAAGGATATGCCTGGCACTGACTGAACCCACCAGGGTAAAAAACAGCGCCGACAAGAGCACAAGGCTGAACGCATTCCCAAGGAGCTCCCTTGCCTTGGCCGTTTTGCCTTCACCCAACTTGATGGATACCAAAGCGCCGGCCCCCATGCCAATCAGGGCACCGACGGCATACAGCAGGGCGCCCACCGGATAAGCCAGCATAATGCCCGCAAGGCCGGTTTCACCAAGAAAATGCCCGACGAACATGCCATCGATGGTGACATAAATACCGGTAACCAGCATGGACGCTATGGTTGGCAGGGTGTAGCGCCAAAAGAGCCTTGAAACAGGCGCTTCCAGCATCGCTTGGGTATGGTTCATGTTTTTTATTTTGAACTTTTTGATTTTTATTTTAAACACAGGAAGGCCGATTGTAGCCAGTTCTCCCCCGCCCGGCCAGTGCCCGTAACCCAGATTTGTGAGCCCATGCCCCATTAGCCTGCCTCGTCTGAACCAGTGCCCAGTCAGAACGTGGGTATAGACCGCGTGATGGACGCTAAGGATCTGTTGAATACAGGGTTTGACTCTGCGCCCCAACTATTGGCCAACTGGGCTGCCACTTGTCAGCAGCGCTTCTTCAATGGCATCCCAGTCGAGGGGCTCTGTGGCAATAAATTCGATGCGGGAGTCCATGGCATCATCCAGCTCCGCCAGATTCAATTCTGTCTCCAGCCGGTTAATGGCCAGAATGCCATCCGGGGTGATCATCACCGCCTTGAGTCTCAGACTGGGATTGGCCTGGACCACGGCCATCAGGGCATCAAAGTCAAAGCACCACTGGGCACTGAAACACCAGCCACAGGCAAAAATACCTTCGGCCTGATGGGGTTTGCGGATAAAGCCTTGTGAGTTTAATTGCAAAGTCTGTGCGCCATCGCCTTCATCAAAGAGGCCCATGGTGCCTGACGGTTTGCTGGCAAAGAGGCCCCGGGGAAGAGCTGCGGACATCAGCTGCGGCGCCCTGATCGATACTTGCATCATGGCCGTGAGCAGGGTATCGGAAACAGGCGTTTTAGCAGAAAAGGGCTGCACGGAGACGCCGGGGTTGATGTCTGTGACATAGGAGCCAAGGGTCGCGAGAAAGTCCGGAGCCTGCATATCGGCCTTGCAGGCCAGCACCAGATCGGCCACCGCCAGCTGCTGGTTGAAGATGTCGTTTTGGGTATAGCGCGCATCATCAAGATTTCGCGGGTCCACCAAACACAGGGTGCGCTGGATGGATAACACCCCCTGATACTCCGGAGCCATCAGGGTTTTGAGAATATTGGCAGGATGGCCAAGTCCCGTGGGTTCAATCAAAAGACGGCTGGGTTTGGCTTGCCTCAGCAGCTGAGCGACGGCCACCCTGGTGGGCACCCCGGCGGCGCAGCAAATACAGCCCCCGGGCACCTCACGGATGGCCAGCCCCTCGCGGCTTCCCAGCAAGGCGGCATCCAGGCCGACTTCGCCAAATTCGTTCACCAGAACGGCCCAGGTTTCTCCTTCGGGCTTTTGTGCCAGTAATTTTTTGATAAAACTGGTTTTACCTGCGCCCAAAAAACCTGTGATGACATTGACGGGGATATTCCCAAGCAACATGGCAAGACTCCTTCGGCCCAACTGGCCCTTTGCCTTTTTCGGTGTGCAGCCGCTCGCGGTGGAAACACAGCGGTAAACGGCAACGCGCTAAAATCCGGCCAGTGTACCTAAAAGCCCTGCAGCTGACATCCTCAGCCCCGGGCTTGCCGCTTTGGAGCGTTTCCTTGCCGGGCAGGTTTTCCTGATTGCCGCGGTGAGCCATTGCTGCTGCCAGTCCGTCCACCTGTACGACTGCCCGTGCGGCTACCTGTGCGAGTGCCTGGGCGCTGCCCTGCATTTCGCCCAGACCTATTGGCAGGCTTGCTTCCCGGCGTTGATAAAGCCCCGTCGCGATATCGCTGGGGCAATGGGTCTTTAGGGCTGTATCCCTCAGGGGTGATCACCTCTGGCAGTGCCGGGCAAAGCGCTTTCAGCAGCGGCAAATCGGCGCGCATCTCAGGTGACAAGACGATCACAGCCAGGCCTTCCCGGCCGGCTCGGGCACTGCGGCCAAGGCGATGTATCAGGTCTTCTTCACCGTGGGGCAACCCAAGACTTATTACCACGGGCAAGT
This portion of the Shewanella amazonensis SB2B genome encodes:
- a CDS encoding MATE family efflux transporter, encoding MNHTQAMLEAPVSRLFWRYTLPTIASMLVTGIYVTIDGMFVGHFLGETGLAGIMLAYPVGALLYAVGALIGMGAGALVSIKLGEGKTAKARELLGNAFSLVLLSALFFTLVGSVSARHILIWLGAEGEVLESAHDYLFWYFALCIFPLISMAFSTLLRNDGKPAFVTWVLIAGGVINTLLDYLFIVVWDFGLAGASVATMLSQAVTGLLCLQHFFSGKTALRIDFEQMRLKLDNCLNISRVGLPSLLMNLYLSIVLTLHNTALLWVGTPLHVAAYGVVSYTEAFFYLIFEGIALGSQPVLSFNAGAGRMDRVRQTRNLAMAVTLLTAGLGLLFIYGRPEWALYIFAGDNPVLSPVAIEGMRLYFWGLPFEGLILVGASFFQAINKPREASILTGTKLLLIAAVIYSFAWLFGVPGVWVSLACVSSVLTLWMVYSLVRIDSQSM
- a CDS encoding energy transducer TonB, giving the protein MKTIGKIAPLLLALSTVSPLVLADEFSDVYRSYQQAWESGNNIEARGFAEKAYSLGEAKFGKDSVDYANLGLNLAKALRSDNSGDFAVNRQRATEIATLSLASYEARFGEEATDLIDPLMVLGDVTQDSKTARKAYQRALNIAKDSGKGDLLAYTRMNAFKRLARTEYYTSAVYGYIRDAHEYFAQHRPANSAVRLEATYLLAGAHMGNAKYRKAEPLYLEVIEQYKVLDYTHPYALGAHSRLVELYERMGKSELSTEHCIAIGSMKPWDDNQEQTPLFRKNPEFPMELVRRGKSGWAEISFTVDEMGMVRDPKVLDSEGGKGFEKASMEALSAWRYAPKFEDGKPVKAESSVRLDFRVER
- a CDS encoding CobW family GTP-binding protein, with amino-acid sequence MLLGNIPVNVITGFLGAGKTSFIKKLLAQKPEGETWAVLVNEFGEVGLDAALLGSREGLAIREVPGGCICCAAGVPTRVAVAQLLRQAKPSRLLIEPTGLGHPANILKTLMAPEYQGVLSIQRTLCLVDPRNLDDARYTQNDIFNQQLAVADLVLACKADMQAPDFLATLGSYVTDINPGVSVQPFSAKTPVSDTLLTAMMQVSIRAPQLMSAALPRGLFASKPSGTMGLFDEGDGAQTLQLNSQGFIRKPHQAEGIFACGWCFSAQWCFDFDALMAVVQANPSLRLKAVMITPDGILAINRLETELNLAELDDAMDSRIEFIATEPLDWDAIEEALLTSGSPVGQ